One genomic window of Desmospora activa DSM 45169 includes the following:
- a CDS encoding DUF421 domain-containing protein yields the protein MPDWLQIILRSLGVIIVLVVLMRLLGRKIAARMTFFDVGYTVGIGVIAAVLSLNLVHPPLLGWMALLTWGLTGIVLSFLSLKSKMVREWIHGQESVVIKHGKVMEDQLKKMRYSPEDLLQQLRSKQIFNLADVEFAVMEANGEINALLKANRQPLNAKHLGVETSPETGTQTVIIDGNMMDEPLATMGLNRGWLQTELDKIGVSPENVFLGQVDAMGELYVDLFDDAIQVPKPTTRQLLLATLEKAKADLDSFSLDTDNPKAKKMYQHSAKEVASILSDVRSLLK from the coding sequence ATGCCGGATTGGCTTCAGATCATTTTACGATCACTGGGGGTCATCATCGTATTAGTCGTTTTGATGCGATTGCTGGGCAGAAAGATTGCGGCTAGAATGACCTTTTTTGATGTAGGCTACACCGTCGGCATTGGAGTGATCGCCGCCGTGTTATCGTTAAATCTCGTACACCCCCCGCTGTTGGGATGGATGGCCCTGTTGACATGGGGGTTGACAGGGATCGTTCTCAGTTTTCTCTCTCTTAAAAGCAAAATGGTGCGGGAGTGGATCCATGGACAGGAGAGCGTGGTTATTAAGCATGGGAAGGTGATGGAAGACCAATTAAAAAAAATGCGATACTCTCCCGAGGATCTGCTGCAACAACTGCGAAGCAAACAGATTTTCAACCTGGCTGATGTGGAGTTTGCCGTTATGGAAGCCAATGGAGAGATTAATGCCTTGTTAAAAGCCAATCGGCAACCCCTTAACGCCAAACATCTCGGTGTGGAAACTTCACCGGAAACCGGAACCCAGACTGTGATCATAGATGGAAACATGATGGACGAACCGTTGGCTACCATGGGATTAAATCGGGGATGGCTGCAGACGGAATTGGATAAAATCGGCGTCTCGCCGGAAAATGTTTTTCTGGGACAAGTGGATGCGATGGGAGAGCTATATGTCGATCTGTTTGATGATGCCATCCAAGTACCAAAACCGACCACACGCCAACTCTTATTGGCCACCTTGGAAAAAGCCAAGGCGGATCTGGATTCCTTCTCTTTGGATACCGACAATCCCAAAGCAAAAAAGATGTACCAGCACAGCGCCAAAGAAGTGGCTTCGATCCTTTCCGATGTACGGTCGCTGTTGAAATAA
- a CDS encoding L,D-transpeptidase family protein, whose amino-acid sequence MKRWLVGWAAFAYLLFAIVPVHALGKPDIEKDRWVKIDLWQRRLYIVEGDRILEAFPIATGREQFPTPIGKWKIIKKSKGWGGGFGTRWLGLNVPWGMYGIHGTNRPASIGRDASHGCIRMLNPDVEQLYQRIPVGATVHIEGPIFGREDWKFKPLVKGDRGTLVMLVQNRLGTAGYYQGPFDGIFGRTLESAVKRYQRDHHLSVTGQIHLPEYLQFGLLE is encoded by the coding sequence ATGAAACGATGGCTAGTGGGATGGGCGGCATTTGCCTATTTGTTATTTGCGATTGTTCCAGTGCATGCTCTTGGTAAACCCGATATTGAGAAAGATCGATGGGTAAAAATTGATTTATGGCAACGAAGGCTCTATATCGTGGAAGGAGATCGGATTCTGGAAGCTTTCCCGATTGCAACGGGAAGGGAACAGTTTCCTACGCCGATCGGAAAGTGGAAGATCATCAAAAAATCGAAGGGCTGGGGAGGTGGCTTTGGCACCCGTTGGCTCGGTCTAAATGTTCCTTGGGGCATGTATGGGATACACGGTACAAACCGGCCGGCTTCGATCGGTCGCGATGCCAGCCATGGCTGTATTCGTATGTTAAATCCCGATGTTGAACAACTGTATCAGCGGATTCCGGTGGGAGCGACCGTTCACATCGAAGGGCCTATTTTCGGTCGAGAAGATTGGAAGTTCAAACCGCTCGTAAAAGGGGACCGGGGTACATTGGTGATGTTGGTCCAAAATCGGCTAGGAACCGCCGGTTATTATCAAGGTCCCTTTGATGGCATCTTTGGGCGTACGTTGGAATCAGCCGTTAAGCGATATCAACGGGATCATCATCTGTCTGTAACAGGCCAAATTCATCTCCCCGAATATCTTCAATTCGGCTTACTGGAATAG
- a CDS encoding DUF421 domain-containing protein produces the protein MEYLQILLQTVIAFATILVITMILGKQQIAEMTYFEYVNGITFGSIAGTLATDLDHSMGYHWVGLVAFGVLTFTMSYLAMKSRKARKWLEGEPLVVISGGKVMEDNMRKTRFTMGEIMQLLRKKEVFDLSQVQFGILENDGSLSVLMKPDYQPTTPKNIFQPSNVPQLPIELVIDGQIIQDGLQKLGQSEQWLLEQIQKQKSVHSIEEVFYARMETDGKLKVDLRDDGKKKH, from the coding sequence ATGGAATACTTACAAATCCTTTTGCAAACCGTAATCGCTTTTGCCACCATTTTGGTAATCACCATGATCTTAGGGAAGCAACAAATTGCCGAAATGACTTATTTTGAATATGTCAACGGCATCACCTTCGGTTCCATTGCAGGTACCCTTGCTACCGATTTGGATCATAGTATGGGCTACCATTGGGTTGGGTTGGTTGCGTTTGGAGTCTTAACCTTTACGATGTCCTATCTCGCTATGAAAAGCCGAAAAGCGCGAAAGTGGCTGGAAGGAGAGCCCTTGGTCGTCATTTCCGGTGGTAAAGTGATGGAAGACAATATGCGAAAAACCCGCTTTACCATGGGCGAAATCATGCAGTTATTGCGGAAGAAAGAAGTATTTGATCTGTCCCAGGTACAGTTTGGCATCTTGGAAAACGACGGCTCCCTGTCAGTATTGATGAAGCCGGATTACCAACCGACCACTCCAAAGAATATCTTTCAGCCATCTAACGTTCCCCAGCTTCCCATCGAATTGGTGATCGACGGTCAGATCATCCAAGATGGTCTGCAAAAATTGGGACAGTCGGAACAGTGGCTACTTGAGCAGATTCAAAAACAAAAATCCGTCCATTCCATTGAGGAAGTGTTTTACGCCCGCATGGAAACTGACGGAAAGCTAAAAGTGGATTTACGGGACGATGGCAAGAAAAAACATTAA
- the spoVAD gene encoding stage V sporulation protein AD, whose product MIQGRTWLFHRQPAIVSSATVGGPFEAKGPLANDFDLLHEDLWLGQDSFEKAEKKMLEQACERAVDKAGLKKEDIQFLLAGDLMNQIISSSFAARTLATPYLGLFGACSTSMESLALGALLVDGGYAQRVLVGTSSHNASVEKQFRYPTEYGSQKPPTAQWTVTGAGAAVVSAEGEGLSVTAATIGRVVDMGIQDPFNMGAAMAPAAVDTIEAHFRDLRISPSSYDLILTGDLGEIGHRTAADLLEKHGLKLPQDRFGDCGLMIYDKNQPVQAGASGCACSACVTYGHVLNRMRKGELHKVLIIATGALLSPLSFQQKESIPCIAHAVAIESKEGEST is encoded by the coding sequence GTGATTCAGGGACGGACTTGGCTGTTTCATCGTCAACCCGCCATCGTTTCTTCAGCGACGGTCGGAGGCCCGTTTGAAGCGAAAGGCCCCTTAGCCAATGATTTTGATTTACTCCATGAAGACTTATGGCTGGGGCAAGACAGCTTTGAAAAAGCCGAAAAAAAAATGCTGGAACAAGCCTGTGAACGGGCCGTCGATAAAGCGGGATTAAAAAAAGAAGATATTCAGTTTTTGCTGGCAGGCGATCTCATGAATCAGATCATCTCCAGCAGTTTTGCCGCTCGTACCTTGGCTACCCCTTACCTCGGGCTGTTTGGCGCCTGTTCCACCTCGATGGAAAGCCTGGCATTGGGAGCGCTGTTGGTAGACGGGGGTTATGCGCAACGCGTACTGGTGGGAACCTCCAGCCATAACGCCTCTGTAGAAAAGCAATTTCGCTATCCGACGGAATATGGGTCGCAAAAGCCTCCTACTGCCCAATGGACCGTCACCGGCGCCGGGGCTGCGGTCGTCTCAGCGGAGGGAGAAGGGTTAAGCGTTACTGCAGCCACCATCGGCCGGGTAGTCGATATGGGCATCCAAGATCCCTTTAATATGGGAGCAGCAATGGCGCCAGCCGCCGTTGATACGATTGAAGCTCATTTTCGCGATTTGCGTATCTCCCCCTCATCCTATGATCTCATTTTAACTGGGGATTTAGGGGAAATCGGGCACCGCACGGCGGCGGATTTACTGGAGAAGCACGGGCTAAAACTGCCGCAAGATCGCTTTGGCGATTGCGGTTTAATGATTTACGACAAAAATCAGCCGGTCCAAGCCGGAGCCAGCGGCTGTGCCTGTTCCGCCTGTGTCACCTATGGACATGTATTGAATCGGATGCGCAAAGGTGAATTGCATAAAGTGCTAATTATCGCTACGGGAGCTTTACTTTCTCCCCTTAGTTTTCAACAAAAAGAGAGTATCCCCTGTATTGCCCATGCTGTCGCGATTGAATCAAAGGAAGGAGAATCCACATGA
- a CDS encoding DUF1657 domain-containing protein: MTTYSKVKQTLVSLQGAKATMESYAQLAQDEGTRKSFRRNAERLDEVLARLKRRIQSMEFEEPQYKGF, from the coding sequence ATGACCACCTATTCCAAAGTGAAACAAACCCTGGTCAGCCTGCAAGGAGCCAAAGCTACGATGGAGTCATACGCCCAATTGGCCCAAGACGAGGGGACTCGAAAATCCTTCCGTCGAAATGCTGAACGCTTGGATGAAGTTTTGGCAAGACTAAAACGGCGGATTCAATCCATGGAATTTGAAGAACCGCAATACAAAGGATTTTAA
- a CDS encoding cytochrome P450 has protein sequence MGEIKGDRTAIQKSIPGPRSIFGAQMNMVRFYRNPLVYSRWLYQTYGNVVALGSSKKPSHVFAFGPELNKQILTDPDRFGASDSLVKIPRDTVLGRMYFNNLLLMTGEKHRQHRRLMQPAFHRQQIRAYCEDMVQLTHRISDSWQGQAEVELNHEMKKLTQYIAVKTLFGLYNEAELERMGKLIDGLTKSLVFATAAPINLPGTPYRRALRIAEQLNHHIRSMITKKRAETDATDVLASLVQARDEDGSFLTDDELVGHAFTLYVAGHETTANALTWSIFLLSQHPDILSDLLEELDGALGGSDPTLEKLASLTLLDSVIKESLRLLPPAGIGVRITADTCELGGYEIPKGTNVYFSQMVTHRLPDLYDEPDRFKPQRWSTMKRTPFEYLPFSAGEHMCIGWNFATQEMKVVLAILLQRYRFSAVHNAKISPNLMMRPVHGMPMHVVPQDRQFQRVPVRGTIHRWIDF, from the coding sequence ATGGGTGAAATCAAAGGGGATCGCACGGCCATACAGAAAAGCATTCCGGGTCCACGATCAATATTCGGTGCGCAGATGAATATGGTTCGTTTTTATCGAAATCCATTGGTGTATTCCCGTTGGTTGTATCAAACCTACGGCAACGTGGTCGCTTTGGGATCGAGCAAAAAGCCTTCCCATGTGTTCGCCTTTGGACCGGAACTAAATAAACAGATTCTCACCGATCCGGATCGGTTTGGGGCGAGTGATTCACTTGTCAAGATACCGAGAGATACCGTACTGGGACGAATGTATTTTAATAACCTCTTATTAATGACGGGAGAGAAGCACAGGCAACATCGCAGGCTGATGCAACCCGCTTTTCATCGGCAACAGATCCGAGCGTATTGTGAAGACATGGTGCAACTAACCCATCGCATCAGTGACAGTTGGCAGGGGCAAGCGGAGGTTGAACTGAATCATGAGATGAAGAAGTTGACCCAATACATCGCGGTGAAAACGCTCTTTGGCTTGTATAATGAAGCGGAATTGGAGCGGATGGGTAAGCTGATCGATGGGTTGACGAAGTCGTTGGTATTTGCAACGGCTGCACCCATTAACCTCCCTGGAACGCCTTATCGCCGCGCATTGCGAATCGCCGAACAACTGAATCATCATATTCGGTCCATGATTACAAAAAAACGAGCGGAAACCGATGCAACCGATGTATTGGCATCCCTGGTTCAAGCGCGTGATGAGGATGGTTCTTTTCTCACGGATGATGAGCTGGTGGGTCATGCTTTTACGTTATATGTCGCAGGGCATGAAACAACCGCCAATGCGTTAACATGGTCCATTTTTTTACTCAGTCAGCATCCAGATATACTATCGGATCTCCTGGAAGAATTGGATGGGGCACTGGGTGGTAGCGATCCCACCTTGGAAAAGCTTGCTTCCTTAACATTGCTCGACAGTGTGATAAAGGAGAGCTTACGCTTATTACCACCGGCGGGGATCGGTGTTCGTATCACTGCTGATACGTGTGAGTTAGGCGGGTATGAGATCCCGAAAGGGACCAATGTTTACTTCAGTCAAATGGTTACCCACCGCTTGCCGGACCTTTACGATGAGCCTGATCGCTTTAAACCGCAACGCTGGAGCACGATGAAACGAACCCCTTTTGAATATCTACCCTTTAGTGCAGGGGAACATATGTGCATCGGCTGGAACTTTGCCACACAAGAGATGAAGGTGGTGCTGGCCATCTTGCTCCAACGGTATCGCTTCTCGGCGGTTCACAACGCCAAAATCTCTCCCAATCTGATGATGCGACCCGTTCATGGGATGCCGATGCATGTCGTTCCCCAAGACCGACAGTTCCAACGCGTTCCTGTCCGAGGAACGATTCATCGCTGGATCGATTTTTGA
- the spoVAE gene encoding stage V sporulation protein AE, with product MIFLWAFVVGGLFCVIGQLLMDGLRLTPAHTVSSMVVAGAILSGLGLYEPLIDFAGAGASVPITSFGNQLVHGAMAEAEQHGLVGVITGIFEVTSAGISSAIVFSFLAALIFKPKG from the coding sequence ATGATCTTCTTATGGGCGTTTGTAGTAGGCGGTTTATTTTGTGTGATTGGTCAGCTCTTGATGGACGGACTGCGGCTGACGCCAGCCCACACCGTCAGCTCAATGGTGGTGGCCGGGGCGATCTTGAGTGGGCTCGGTCTGTATGAACCGCTGATCGACTTTGCCGGAGCAGGAGCCAGTGTTCCCATCACCAGCTTTGGCAATCAACTAGTCCACGGCGCGATGGCTGAAGCGGAACAACACGGCCTCGTCGGGGTGATCACCGGCATTTTTGAAGTAACCAGTGCCGGCATCTCCTCCGCCATCGTATTTAGCTTTTTGGCGGCATTAATTTTTAAACCAAAGGGGTAA
- a CDS encoding permease prefix domain 1-containing protein, protein MKKNKPIDGKVKAYIDNLFSGVGETQQLFDLKEELATNMKEKIADYHARGMEGEQAFKEAVISMGDLSGLVEDMRKRGQDTAKQAVYSTMTARISTAGTVAGVLLILFGLFTSAMLYFMNLSGNEVIGSGIFVVAGGTLFTYSVLTRETRKRFGMNKIRAAFYALAVGLLLFSLFTGLITRFATGETYSAIAATMVFFLGGAGLLLSLILTGTDRRKNQTDR, encoded by the coding sequence ATGAAAAAAAATAAACCGATCGACGGCAAAGTAAAAGCGTACATTGACAATCTGTTTTCCGGGGTTGGAGAAACACAGCAGCTGTTTGATCTCAAAGAAGAGCTTGCGACCAATATGAAAGAAAAAATTGCGGACTATCATGCGCGGGGCATGGAAGGGGAGCAAGCTTTTAAAGAGGCTGTCATCTCAATGGGGGATTTGAGCGGATTGGTGGAGGATATGCGTAAACGGGGACAGGATACGGCGAAGCAAGCGGTTTATTCGACGATGACGGCACGTATTTCTACCGCTGGAACTGTTGCAGGAGTGTTGCTGATATTATTTGGGCTCTTTACTTCTGCGATGTTGTATTTTATGAATCTGTCTGGAAATGAAGTGATCGGGAGCGGCATTTTCGTCGTAGCAGGCGGAACGCTATTCACTTACAGCGTATTGACAAGAGAGACGCGCAAACGATTTGGTATGAACAAAATACGGGCAGCTTTTTATGCATTGGCAGTGGGGCTTCTCCTTTTCAGCCTGTTTACCGGTCTGATCACAAGATTTGCCACCGGTGAAACATATAGTGCAATTGCCGCAACAATGGTCTTCTTTCTCGGCGGAGCCGGTTTGTTGTTAAGCTTGATCCTGACGGGAACGGATCGGCGTAAAAATCAAACTGACCGGTGA
- a CDS encoding RraA family protein: MKEGSTLTNIISQFGKIPTPCISDAMQGLNNMNSSIKPLKESHKLVGRAFPVKMPVGDNRVVLQAIREAQPGDVLVIDAKGDTYRAVAGDFVVGMAQALGIKGLIVDGVIRDIQGIKELDYPVFCKGTTVAASGKAGAGEINVPISCGGVTVHPGDLIVGDVDGVVVVPQTKEQSILAKAMEKMEKDQKRATLLSSHPDEIRKYLDDLLG; the protein is encoded by the coding sequence ATGAAGGAGGGATCCACTTTGACAAACATCATAAGCCAGTTCGGTAAAATCCCTACCCCCTGCATTTCCGACGCAATGCAAGGCTTAAATAACATGAACTCCTCCATTAAACCTTTAAAAGAGAGCCATAAGCTTGTCGGAAGAGCGTTTCCCGTCAAAATGCCGGTGGGAGACAATCGTGTCGTTCTGCAAGCCATTCGTGAAGCGCAACCGGGAGACGTTCTTGTCATTGACGCAAAAGGAGATACGTATCGAGCAGTTGCCGGTGACTTTGTTGTAGGAATGGCACAAGCGTTGGGAATCAAGGGACTAATCGTGGATGGTGTCATTCGTGATATTCAAGGAATCAAGGAGCTAGACTATCCCGTCTTTTGTAAAGGGACCACTGTAGCAGCCAGCGGTAAAGCCGGGGCGGGGGAGATCAATGTTCCCATTTCCTGCGGTGGAGTCACCGTTCACCCCGGCGATCTGATCGTAGGGGATGTTGACGGTGTAGTAGTGGTCCCACAAACAAAAGAACAATCCATCTTGGCAAAAGCAATGGAGAAAATGGAAAAAGATCAGAAACGGGCCACTCTACTCTCTTCACATCCCGATGAGATCCGAAAGTATCTTGATGATTTGCTTGGATGA
- the spoVAC gene encoding stage V sporulation protein AC yields MSDKKKKKLTPTQQEYQAFVKKREPQRPIVRNCILAFLFGGAICMLGQLISLFYTHYFDFTEKTAGNPTVATLIFVSVLLTGLGVYDHIAQWAGAGTAIPVTGFANSLASAAIEHRSEGFVLGVGGNMFKLAGSVIVFGTFSAFVVAIVKVLILKGMGGF; encoded by the coding sequence ATGTCCGATAAAAAGAAGAAAAAGTTGACACCGACCCAGCAAGAGTATCAGGCATTTGTAAAAAAGCGGGAGCCACAGCGGCCCATCGTGCGAAACTGCATTTTGGCTTTTTTGTTCGGAGGGGCGATTTGTATGCTTGGCCAGCTGATTTCTCTCTTTTACACCCATTACTTTGATTTCACCGAAAAAACAGCGGGAAATCCCACAGTCGCCACGCTGATTTTTGTGTCGGTCCTGTTAACCGGACTGGGAGTGTACGACCATATTGCGCAATGGGCCGGTGCCGGTACCGCCATCCCGGTTACGGGCTTTGCCAACTCCCTCGCTTCAGCCGCGATTGAACACCGTTCAGAAGGGTTTGTGCTGGGAGTGGGCGGCAACATGTTTAAATTAGCCGGTTCGGTGATTGTATTTGGAACTTTTTCTGCGTTTGTAGTAGCCATCGTAAAGGTGTTGATCTTAAAGGGGATGGGAGGGTTTTAA
- a CDS encoding LysR family transcriptional regulator: MEDRDWVVLQELYKYKNITRTAQALFISQPSLTKRLRHIEKELGVKIVQRGRRGVHFTPQGEYLAKAAKEMLFNLRQIKEQVQNIDDKVAGPLRLGVSNYFTKFKLPGILKAFKSRYPQVEFQVTTGWSREVHQLVYNREVHIGFVRGDYSWPDQKHLLFEEPICIASVETIDLKELPTHPRINYQTESPFQKLMDNWWTENYTEPPLVGMNVDKVDTCREMIINGLGYAIVPRAMLDGVADVNKINITDAAGNPLLRQTWMFYYQESLHLHSVRAFVRFMTDTQE, from the coding sequence ATGGAGGATCGCGATTGGGTGGTGTTACAAGAGCTCTACAAATACAAAAATATTACACGAACCGCTCAGGCATTATTTATATCCCAGCCTTCATTGACTAAACGGCTGCGTCACATCGAGAAAGAATTGGGAGTGAAAATTGTACAGAGAGGGAGAAGGGGTGTTCACTTTACCCCGCAGGGAGAGTACTTGGCAAAGGCTGCAAAGGAGATGCTGTTTAATCTTCGCCAAATTAAAGAACAGGTACAAAATATTGATGACAAGGTCGCCGGACCTCTGCGATTAGGAGTTTCTAATTACTTTACCAAGTTTAAATTGCCGGGTATATTGAAAGCGTTTAAAAGTCGATATCCTCAGGTTGAGTTTCAAGTAACCACCGGTTGGTCCCGGGAAGTGCATCAGTTGGTATATAACCGTGAGGTTCACATTGGGTTTGTACGCGGGGATTACAGCTGGCCCGATCAAAAGCATCTGCTGTTTGAGGAACCCATCTGTATCGCATCGGTTGAAACGATCGATCTAAAAGAGCTTCCCACACACCCGCGAATTAACTATCAAACGGAATCTCCGTTTCAGAAGTTGATGGATAACTGGTGGACGGAAAATTACACCGAACCACCCCTCGTCGGCATGAATGTGGACAAGGTGGATACGTGTCGGGAAATGATTATCAATGGCCTAGGATACGCGATTGTCCCCCGAGCGATGTTGGACGGAGTAGCGGATGTAAATAAGATAAACATTACGGATGCAGCGGGAAACCCTTTATTAAGGCAAACATGGATGTTTTATTATCAAGAATCGCTACACCTCCATTCCGTACGGGCCTTTGTCCGATTTATGACGGATACTCAGGAATGA
- a CDS encoding YhcN/YlaJ family sporulation lipoprotein has protein sequence MKWFCMGMIVFFIVTGCAQQSQEKLQPAAPHSIAAKGNDDLQRMDTAKRLVRQDQRVDEATAVIVDHELSVGLKVSNFNRFFLKRIRKENHDRLKKQFPKPYQIQVTTDNKLFAELKKMESEQRKNPSYRTKAAQQKLKKINEDMKG, from the coding sequence TTGAAGTGGTTTTGTATGGGGATGATCGTTTTTTTCATCGTGACCGGTTGTGCGCAACAGTCACAGGAAAAATTGCAGCCCGCTGCTCCTCATTCCATCGCTGCAAAAGGGAATGACGATCTTCAGCGAATGGATACGGCAAAACGGCTCGTCCGCCAGGATCAACGGGTAGATGAAGCGACAGCGGTGATTGTGGATCATGAGCTTTCCGTCGGTTTGAAGGTTAGTAACTTTAATCGCTTTTTCCTTAAACGCATTCGTAAAGAGAATCATGATCGCCTAAAAAAACAGTTTCCTAAGCCATACCAAATACAGGTCACCACCGATAACAAGTTATTTGCTGAACTAAAAAAAATGGAGTCCGAACAGAGGAAAAATCCTTCATACCGTACAAAAGCTGCACAACAAAAGCTGAAAAAAATAAATGAGGATATGAAAGGGTAA
- a CDS encoding DUF421 domain-containing protein, whose amino-acid sequence MVYVLKVITLFTLAITVLRFMGKSTLAQVTPHDLMAIVIIAALATNPILVDDYVKTVLAIILVAVIHILFAKLTLYKWVNRLILGEPTILVKHGKIIKQNLRRCEISLTELLADIRAKGYPDIREVQYAILEPTGTISILPRDDLYPATPKDLKIEVPYRGLALSLVVDGRIQKQNLKLIGKSNYWLQEELKKKGYHNVNNVMYAATRDHEPNIFVDNGAGR is encoded by the coding sequence ATGGTCTACGTTTTAAAAGTAATCACCTTATTTACCTTGGCCATTACCGTTTTACGTTTTATGGGGAAATCAACGCTGGCACAAGTCACTCCACACGATCTGATGGCGATTGTGATTATTGCGGCGTTAGCCACCAATCCCATCCTGGTGGATGATTACGTCAAAACAGTGCTGGCGATAATCCTGGTGGCTGTGATCCATATTCTCTTCGCCAAACTAACCCTGTATAAATGGGTCAATCGGCTCATCCTCGGGGAACCTACCATTTTAGTTAAACACGGCAAAATCATTAAGCAAAACCTGCGTCGCTGTGAAATCTCTCTCACAGAATTACTAGCGGATATCCGAGCCAAGGGATATCCGGATATCCGTGAGGTACAGTATGCCATTCTCGAACCGACAGGCACCATCAGCATCTTGCCGCGGGATGACCTATATCCAGCAACACCAAAGGATTTAAAGATCGAAGTTCCTTATCGGGGATTGGCCCTTTCTCTTGTCGTCGATGGACGAATCCAAAAGCAGAACCTTAAACTGATCGGAAAAAGCAACTACTGGTTGCAAGAAGAATTAAAAAAGAAAGGATATCACAATGTGAACAACGTGATGTATGCTGCAACCCGAGACCATGAGCCAAATATCTTCGTCGACAATGGAGCCGGGCGCTAA
- a CDS encoding TetR/AcrR family transcriptional regulator, producing MDGYQLRTEKKKEQILKTTFELICTFGANKTSIAEVAKKANVSPVSIYNYFGSKDQLIQKSLLRFVEKKIEEYEAILEQDIPFSQKMDQIMFDGGEAAKNIEQDLYRANIDDTVIQAYIEECYQTKTIPFFKKLVDQGKKEGVIDPHLSLESVLLFIQMFKEAFARPGFFAHATPAMLRDIEHLLYYGLIGKAQMDQNNPHSEG from the coding sequence ATGGATGGATATCAACTCCGCACCGAAAAGAAAAAAGAACAAATCCTAAAAACAACCTTTGAGCTGATCTGTACCTTTGGCGCCAACAAGACAAGTATCGCTGAAGTCGCCAAAAAAGCGAATGTCTCACCGGTTTCCATTTATAACTATTTTGGTAGCAAAGATCAATTGATTCAAAAGTCATTGCTGCGCTTTGTGGAGAAAAAAATCGAGGAATATGAAGCGATCTTGGAGCAAGATATTCCCTTTTCACAAAAGATGGATCAAATCATGTTTGATGGTGGAGAGGCCGCCAAAAATATCGAGCAAGATCTATATCGGGCAAATATCGATGATACCGTGATCCAAGCGTACATCGAAGAATGTTACCAAACAAAAACGATCCCTTTTTTTAAGAAGCTGGTGGACCAAGGAAAAAAAGAGGGCGTAATCGATCCGCACCTTTCGTTGGAATCGGTCTTGCTCTTTATCCAAATGTTTAAAGAGGCATTCGCCCGACCTGGATTTTTTGCCCATGCCACCCCAGCAATGCTGCGCGATATCGAGCACCTGTTATACTATGGCCTGATCGGCAAAGCACAGATGGACCAAAACAATCCTCATTCAGAAGGATGA
- a CDS encoding DUF1657 domain-containing protein, giving the protein MTVGTKIKQTIASAESVAASLKTFALDTDNQQAKQVYNQLAQNMDSIVQQLKTREQQVMSEEPQYNQ; this is encoded by the coding sequence ATGACGGTTGGAACAAAAATTAAGCAAACGATTGCCAGTGCGGAAAGTGTGGCGGCAAGCCTGAAAACCTTTGCATTGGATACGGATAATCAACAGGCAAAACAGGTGTACAATCAACTGGCGCAAAACATGGATTCCATTGTACAACAGTTGAAAACACGCGAACAACAGGTAATGTCTGAAGAGCCGCAATACAATCAATAA